The genomic stretch CGATACAGGAATATTTATAACACCAGAAGACAGAATACCAGATGATGTCATACTACTTGTTCATACTAAAAGTCACCTTGAAACAATAATGAAGTATAGAAATATAAAAGGAGAAGTATTCCTTGACCCCGATACTGTAGTAGGCGAACACAGCGTTGATTGCGCTATACTCTCATCTACTCTCGGAGTAAAAGCGGTAATTGAGGTTATGGAAGGGAACCTTAACAATGCCTTTGTCCTTTCAAGACCTCCAGGACATCATGCTACTCAAAACAAAGCGATGGGGTTTTGCATATTCAATAATGTGGCGATAGCAGCAGAACTTCTAATTAGAGAGTATAACTTATCACGAGTTGCAATCGTAGATTTTGATGTCCACCATGGAAACGGAACGCAGGATATATTCTATGAATCCGACAAGGTTCTTTTCATATCTACTCACAGGTACCCATTCTACCCAGGAACTGGATTTTATAACCAGATAGGTAGAGGCAACGGAATTGGATTCACCGTAAACATACCTCTACCTGAAGATACTGGTGATAATGATTTCGCTTACATATACTCAAACATAGTAAGCAAAATACTTAAGAAGTTTGAACCTGAATTTCTTCTTGTATCAGCGGGTTTTGACGCGCACTACTCTGACCCTCTAGGTGGAATGACACTTACTGATGTTGGATTTAGAAACATAGCAAACACTCTTATAAAATCCGCACCTGAAGGTAAAACTGTCTTCATTCTGGAAGGTGGCTACAATGTTCAGACATTACCTTCAACAGTATACACCGTCGTCCAAGAACTTATATCAACATCCGAAGAGAATATAATAACACCTACCATATCCGAAACAACCGAAAACATCCTAGAGAATGTGTATAGGTATATAAACGACTATTGGGGTATATTGTAGAACTCGTCTATAAGTTTTTATCTATTTTCTCTTTTATACTCTGCTTAGGTAAAGCACCTACAATTTTATCAATCGGCTGTCCTTCTCTGAATATAAGCATAGTAGGAATACTCGTTATCTTATACTTTGACGCAATTTCAGGATTCTCATCAACATTTAGTTTATAAAACTCAACTTTACCTTCATATTCTTTAGATAGTTCTTCCAGTATAGGAGCAACTCTCTTACACGGAATGCACCAATCTGCCCAAAAATCAACCAAACATATTGAAGATTCAGAAATAGCCTTATCAAATGAATTGACATCCAACTCTTTCATCCCTACCTCCTAGAGAAGAGATTTAAAAACATCAACTTTATCTAATCTCTCCCAAGTAAACTCTGGTTCTTTTTCAGGATCTCTACCGAAATGTCCATAAACTGCAGTTTTCTGATATATAGGTCTTCTAAGATTGAGATATTCAATAATACCTTTTGGTGTAAGGTCAAAATTCTTCCATATAGCCCTTTCAATTTCCTCCTCATGAACTTTACTCGTTCCGTAAGTATTTACAACCAGAGAAACAGGCTGTGAGACACCAATAACATAAGCAACCTGTATCTCACACTCTTTTGCTATACCAGAAGCAACAATGTTTTTTGCGATGTATCTCATCATATACGCAGCACTTCTATCTACTTTGGTAGGGTCTTTTCCAGAGAAAGCTCCCCCTCCATGCCTAGCCCAACCACCATAGGTATCCGCTATCACCTTCCTACCTGTAAGCCCAGCATCTCCCTGAGGTCCTCCTATAACAAACTTACCAGTTGCGTTTATGAAATACTCTGTGT from Spirochaetota bacterium encodes the following:
- the trxA gene encoding thioredoxin, with amino-acid sequence MKELDVNSFDKAISESSICLVDFWADWCIPCKRVAPILEELSKEYEGKVEFYKLNVDENPEIASKYKITSIPTMLIFREGQPIDKIVGALPKQSIKEKIDKNL
- a CDS encoding histone deacetylase, whose product is MSETMPINRTGIFYNPFLEKHLEGIPHIERPERTRQIYAKLKSLLGDTGIFITPEDRIPDDVILLVHTKSHLETIMKYRNIKGEVFLDPDTVVGEHSVDCAILSSTLGVKAVIEVMEGNLNNAFVLSRPPGHHATQNKAMGFCIFNNVAIAAELLIREYNLSRVAIVDFDVHHGNGTQDIFYESDKVLFISTHRYPFYPGTGFYNQIGRGNGIGFTVNIPLPEDTGDNDFAYIYSNIVSKILKKFEPEFLLVSAGFDAHYSDPLGGMTLTDVGFRNIANTLIKSAPEGKTVFILEGGYNVQTLPSTVYTVVQELISTSEENIITPTISETTENILENVYRYINDYWGIL